DNA from Triplophysa rosa linkage group LG12, Trosa_1v2, whole genome shotgun sequence:
gccttcctacaagagagactatagagtaacctctccccatccacgttgaaagtgtatgtagccgctattgggtgaatccacctcgaccgcgctccgtaccctcttggcaCCTTAATGTGGTCTTGCAGGGCCTTGGTacggcccctttcgagcccctcagagacgccagtcATCCTCATCAAGATGGCTTCTTCAAGAAGGTTTTACCTTGGCCACCAAAGTCCTCAGATCTTAATCATGTGTGGTATGTGCTGGACCAACAAATCGGTTTAGGTCCCACCTTGCTACTTCAAATTTACtccacacaaaaatgaacattctgtcaattctgtttactcaccctcaagttgttccaaacctgtataaatgtctttgttctgatgaacacaaagaaagatatttggaaaaatgttatcaactgatatttctgggacatcattgactaccatattaagaAAAATGATTGTATATATAGgcctctatatatatatattttttttgttctgttcattataaaattagatatttttaagaatataggtaagcaaacagttctggggcacctttgactaccattttcatttttcctactatggcagtcaatgatgtcctagaaatgtttgtttataatattttcccaaatatctttctttgtgttcaacagtttGGTACAATTTAAGGGGaaataattgatgacagaattttcatttctgggtggaGTATCCGTTTAAAGAATCGGCTATTTTGGTGCCACAAACCACAAGACTCATTCAGAGGCGTTGTGAGTCCATGTGGCCTGAATGATACCACTTCCAAGATTTCatgaacagaaaaacacaaaaacagtataatcCCTCCAGATTTAATTTAAGAGTCAGTTGCATCATAtgtttgttaattttattagTTGTTTAAAAACCAATTCATCCCTTTAGATGTCCATGACATAAACATCCTGTAGCCTGCGGCTATGCTTTAATTAATGGGTTTCTCTTTTGCTTTGTGAAGGCACCTATTAAATTTGCTCCCGTGTGAATACATGTCAGTGGAGCTGTTGCATCAAGCTGTTTTTCAGGTTGTGACATGTGAAAGTCCTTTGTGTTACTGCATGTCACTTTAATTTCACCCTCTCACAAACAAATGCCAGAAAGTAAGATATGTATTTCTGACCCTCAAAAAAGCCTTGTGGTAAAGCACCAGTGTaacagcatatactgtatatgacagtAGTCTGATTATAACATgctcaaatatgaaaaaaacatgaaccATAGACAACTTCCATGCAAATATAGCCCTGTCAGTTTATTTCTCAGTGGGGCTTAGATTGTGTTTTTCCcatcaaatgttgttttgtattttgttcaggCTTAAACAGGATGATGAAACATTTAGGTGCAAATATACAGAATAATAAACCAAAGCTTGAAGCTAAAATGGCAAATATCTCCACAGCTACAGTAAATTTTCCAGGAGAACTGACATAACCTGGAATAAATGTAATCCACACGGCACAGAATATGAGCATACTGAATGTGATGAATTTAGCTTCATTGAAGTTATCAGGCAGCGTCCGAGCCAGAAAAGCTAGATTTAAGCACAATAGAGCCAGTAGTCCTATATAACCCATTACAGCCCAGAAACCTACATTAGAACCCAGACTGCACTCAAGAATGATCTTCTCTTTATaatatatcatatttttataGGGAAAAGGAGGAGATATTGTTAGCCAAAGCACACAGATAAGAACCTGTATAAGTGTAAAGGCAAGAACACTGAGTCTCTGTTGTACAGGCCCAAACCATTTCATGACATTACTTCCTGGAAGTGTGGCCTTGAAGGCCATTAACACAACTATTGTTTTCCCCAGAACACAAGAGATACAGAGGACAAAAGTGATCCCAAACGCTGTGTGACGTAACATACAGGACCACTCAGTGGGACGACCAATGAAAGTAAgtgaacagagaaaacacagagtCAATGAGAAGAGCAGCAGGAAGCTCAGCTCTGAGTTGTTGGCTTTTACTATGGGGGTGTCCTTCTTACTGTAGAACAGGACTGTGACCAGTACAGTTATTCCTACTCCAAACAGTGAGAAAAAGACCAGCACTATACCCATAACTTCTGTGAATGACAGAAACTCTACAGCctttaacacacatttatttctctCAGCATTAGACCAGAATTCCCCTGGACACTGCATGCAGTTATTTGAATCTGGAAAGGAAGTTGTGTTTGCAAGAATTAGAAACAAATCGAAACTTCAGTTTTGAACTCCTTTGCTAAGAAACTGCTTCCTGAACagtaaaagaaaaatacaaaaaaagcaaCTAATCAGTTTCCTATAAAACTTTGATTTGGGCTGAAGTTTACCTGTCTCATTACTGATTTCTCCATCTGCACATGGAATACAGTCATAACAGCAGACAGGTCTTCCTTTCTGTCCAGCCTTCCTAGTGCCTGGAGGACAACTCTCACTGCACACAGACCTTGGCTTCTACATGGAAGACATtcgttttaaatacattcacgtTGTCCACTTAGAACCAAGTCGATCAAAATGGGTGTTTTGGGATAAAACTTTGGTTATAACACTTAGGAACCAAAGCTAGATAGATCAGCATTATATTTACCTGTCCTCCAGCCCAGATTATGATTTCGGTATCAAGAACAAAGCGCTGGTCAGGGGGCAGTGAGGCATCATAGTAACCCACTGCTTTAAACTGAATTGATCCATCAGAGTCCTGCTGCCAGTTCACAACTTCATACTGGGCTACTGCACCACCAGTGCTGTCAAACCACACACGATCTCCAAATTTAACTGTGAAATTGACCCTTTTCAGAGCCTCAATAACCTGGCAAAAAGTAATTCTAACAAACATTAATGCATAAACAAAAATAGTATTACCTTCACTCTCTTTCTATTTCTGTTTTACCTGATGTGGTTGTATTGTCAGGTCTTTCTCACAACCTTCTTTTTCTTTGCACATGAGTAGATTGTGTAGTGAATAGGCCACAGCATATACTGCTTTATAGATGTTACCTGAATATGTTTGTTCAGGTCGTTCTTCAATATACTTTTTTAGCACAAGTAGATCCTGATATCTACTGCAATCTACTTGACCTTGAGATGAATTCCCATCTTCTTGTGAGCATGGAAAAGCTGTGTCCCAAAATGCTTTTATAACATAATCTGAAAATCCAGCGATGTTAATGTTTTTCACCGCAAAACCCAGCGATCCTCCGAGCACATGAAAACTGTTTGGAGTGAATAAACTCTTTGATGTTATCCATCCTTCTACACCAATCATTTGGAGGCCTGTAATTTTCTGAATACTCAACTGCTCAAGCAGATATCCCATTTCAACATGGGATAGAAATGCAACAATGACTTTAGCAGTGCTTTGCTTTATTATGTTTACCACATACTGCAGTTTTTCAGGCTCTGTTCGGTAGAATTTCACAGAGTACTCTACACAAATGCCCTCCTCATGTGCTGTATTCAGAAATATGGCCATTCCATTGTTTCCATAGTCATTGTCACTGTTCACAGCTCCAACCCAAGACCAACCAAAGTGTTTGACTATGTATGCAAGTGCTCTGCTCTGGTGATAATCACTAGCAATAGTCCTGAAGAATGATGGGTATTCTTTCCTATTACTGAGACATTCACATGTTGCTGAAGGACTTATCTGAAAAAGAAAGCATATGAAACAGTAAAATGTTGATGCAGAAAAACTGTGCTTGTGTCAAACTTTTACGTTTATTGCCTCTTACCACTGGAATTTTAAAAGGTCCTGTGGTTCTGGAAAGAACTATTGTGGAAGAAGACTCTGTTTCTCCTATGATAGCATGTATAGGTGTCTGTCCACTGCATGTTTCTCTTGGTGTAAATGCCGCTCCATTCATCAATGCCATAGTTGCACTCATTGAAGACAGTCTTGAAGCACACGTATCATAAATTTTGTAGCCAACAGATATATTTGGAAGCAACGTGTCACTTCTGTTAATCTCCTCAATTGCAAAGATTATAGTTTGAGCCAGCCGCAAGTCTCTAAGATTTACACTGTCACATTTTAGAAGTAGTAAAAAAAAGttcaatatatttatgtattcatgtgttaaATGAATTATTCACCCTGCCTTTtctcaaataatataaaatgtaacaaaCCTAGAGCATAACAGAATCTGAGGTTTTTGTGTAAACTCGAATGATGGTGATGTTTCTTTACTGTGAATTGACAAAAGTGCTCCGATAGTTATGTCTCCCTCCTTGAACAGCAATGGGTACTTTGGGTCTCCCATCATTCGACAAAGAGCGTTTTCGACCTTAGTATAAAGgcaatgaaaaacaatggtTGTGTAAAGATAGATATGCATCCCAATGACCTCAGATGGAGCTTCTAAATGTCAATGACctgatacagtatttatacttttacagACATCACTATAAGAATGAATGATTGAGAATGCAGCCAATGACCTCAGAGGTCAAGACATGACTCAGGTCAAGTATGCAGAATTGTCATGCTAATTAGTTCCAATTGcctaaatgtttgaaataaacaaaaatactgtatttacaagagtaaacaaaaatgtgtggtacttgtttttattaaattctATTTTTATCTATCCAGTTCAACAGGGCAGTGTCAGTTTAccaatgtcatgtcaaacctgtatgacattttcttctgcataacacaaaataagatattttgaaatatgttggtaaccaaacaacactggcccaaatttccactgtatgaacacaaaaccacagagacatttctcaaaatatgtaataataaagattcaggtttttaacaattttgacagtatttaattttttaaggaactattactttaagttTACTTTGTAGTGCAATTTTCTAGTCAGAAATAAGCCAATTTGCGGACTGATGCAAAAATACATTCTAATGATAAATCTTAAAACAGAGGACCCGTGACATATTGTCCTTCACTGTCAACTTAAATTTAGGCTTATAAATCTGATTAGGAATGAACAATTTGTGGTCAATGTATTCTTAACCAAATGCAAAAGATTTTGTGTGTGACCAATTTCAACCATTGCATGTTCAGTATGACTTGCTTCCTTCTGGGAAATTAATTTGTAAATTAAACAGTATACTAGTGTGAATGCTAAAAATCTGTATAGTTTGAagctttttaatgcattttttatgttttttgtggaaacattcattttttaaagtatatAACTAATACATAGCCTATAACCTCTTCAttctattaattttattttcacttttattgttatttatttttttaccttaTTCAGGCCTGACATGCATGGCAAATTGTGTTTgtcacatttcaaaataaatgaaagaaatctaataaaatatatgttGCTTCCGGTGTTTTTCTTTGCCTTAGTTGTTTTTACCATTTTTAGCCCTTGGAGGTTTATGACATTAATATTGTATAGCCTCCAgcgtttatttaattactttcttatGTGGTTTGCCATGTTTGTGAAGGCAACTATTAAATTAGCTCCCCTGTGACTTAATGCCAGTGGAGCCTTTGCATCATCTTGTTGTTCAGTTTGTAATGTCAAAGTTAAGTAAAGCTTGTCAATTCAGATTGACCCTCACCCATTGATCAGCaaaccaaaaaataaacaacaaaaaaagaagcaGGAAGTTATGATCTGGCCTTCAAAATAGCCTTGCATTTGTAGAAACGATGATTGAATTACATTAGTTTACAATGAAACAATTTGTTTCATATGAACAACATGAAACGTGTAGAATaacatgcaaatatttatttcttacTCAGACTTAGATGTTGTTTGTTTCCTATTACATGttgctttgttttctgttaCATCACCCTGTGAGCCTGAACATCTTGGTGCAAAAATGCAGAATGATAAACCAAAGCTTGAGGTTTGGGATAAATGTGATCCAAACAGCACAGAAGATGAGCATACTGAATGTTGTGAAATTAGCTAATGTTAGAAATTATCAGCCATTCAAGCTGGTTTGACTTTGTTAGCTAAAAGACCATGGCTTCCCAGATGTTAAAAGAGATGGAAAAGGCCTATCCTGAAAGGCTAGttgtaatttggagaaaggcctttcaataCTAAACTGTAGGAAGAGGCTGAGGATaagaaagacattttgaaggaatacagtcagtatgatggat
Protein-coding regions in this window:
- the LOC130562942 gene encoding extracellular calcium-sensing receptor-like, translating into MHIYLYTTIVFHCLYTKVENALCRMMGDPKYPLLFKEGDITIGALLSIHSKETSPSFEFTQKPQILLCSSVNLRDLRLAQTIIFAIEEINRSDTLLPNISVGYKIYDTCASRLSSMSATMALMNGAAFTPRETCSGQTPIHAIIGETESSSTIVLSRTTGPFKIPVISPSATCECLSNRKEYPSFFRTIASDYHQSRALAYIVKHFGWSWVGAVNSDNDYGNNGMAIFLNTAHEEGICVEYSVKFYRTEPEKLQYVVNIIKQSTAKVIVAFLSHVEMGYLLEQLSIQKITGLQMIGVEGWITSKSLFTPNSFHVLGGSLGFAVKNINIAGFSDYVIKAFWDTAFPCSQEDGNSSQGQVDCSRYQDLLVLKKYIEERPEQTYSGNIYKAVYAVAYSLHNLLMCKEKEGCEKDLTIQPHQVIEALKRVNFTVKFGDRVWFDSTGGAVAQYEVVNWQQDSDGSIQFKAVGYYDASLPPDQRFVLDTEIIIWAGGQKPRSVCSESCPPGTRKAGQKGRPVCCYDCIPCADGEISNETDSNNCMQCPGEFWSNAERNKCVLKAVEFLSFTEVMGIVLVFFSLFGVGITVLVTVLFYSKKDTPIVKANNSELSFLLLFSLTLCFLCSLTFIGRPTEWSCMLRHTAFGITFVLCISCVLGKTIVVLMAFKATLPGSNVMKWFGPVQQRLSVLAFTLIQVLICVLWLTISPPFPYKNMIYYKEKIILECSLGSNVGFWAVMGYIGLLALLCLNLAFLARTLPDNFNEAKFITFSMLIFCAVWITFIPGYVSSPGKFTVAVEIFAILASSFGLLFCIFAPKCFIILFKPEQNTKQHLMGKTQSKPH